A single Mastomys coucha isolate ucsf_1 chromosome X, UCSF_Mcou_1, whole genome shotgun sequence DNA region contains:
- the Rps4x gene encoding 40S ribosomal protein S4, X isoform, with protein MARGPKKHLKRVAAPKHWMLDKLTGVFAPRPSTGPHKLRECLPLIIFLRNRLKYALTGDEVKKICMQRFIKIDGKVRTDITYPAGFMDVISIDKTGENFRLIYDTKGRFAVHRITPEEAKYKLCKVRKIFVGTKGIPHLVTHDARTIRYPDPLIKVNDTIQIDLETGKITDFIKFDTGNLCMVTGGANLGRIGVITNRERHPGSFDVVHVKDANGNSFATRLSNIFVIGKGNKPWISLPRGKGIRLTIAEERDKRLAAKQSSG; from the exons ATG GCTCGTGGTCCCAAGAAACACCTGAAGCGCGTAGCTGCTCCAAAACATTGGATGCTGGATAAGTTGACTGGCGTGTTT GCTCCTCGTCCGTCCACTGGTCCTCACAAGCTGAGGGAATGCCTGCCTCTGATCATTTTCCTAAGGAACAGACTTAAGTATGCCCTGACTGGAGATGAAGTAAAAAAGATTTGCATGCAGCGATTCATTAAGATTGATGGGAAAGTCAGGACTGATATAACCTACCCTGCTGGGTTCATGG ATGTCATCAGCATTGACAAGACTGGAGAGAACTTCCGTCTGATCTATGACACCAAAGGTCGCTTCGCCGTTCATCGCATTACACCGGAGGAGGCCAAG TACAAGTTGTGCAAAGTGCGAAAGATCTTTGTAGGCACAAAAGGAATCCCACATCTGGTGACCCATGATGCTCGTACTATTCGATACCCTGATCCCCTCATCAAGGTGAATGACACCATTCAGATTGATTTGGAGACAGGCAAAATAACTGACTTCATCAAGTTCGACACTG GGAACCTGTGTATGGTGACTGGGGGTGCTAACTTGGGAAGAATTGGTGTGATCACCAACAGAGAGAGACATCCTGGCTCTTTTGATGTGGTTCATGTGAAAGACGCCAATGGCAACAGCTTTGCCACTCGGCTTTCCAACATTTTTGTTATCGGCAAG GGCAATAAACCATGGATCTCTCTTCCCCGAGGAAAAGGAATCCGCCTCACCATTGctgaagagagagacaagaggctAGCAGCCAAACAGAGCAGTGGGTGA